A genomic stretch from Serratia entomophila includes:
- the gspG gene encoding type II secretion system major pseudopilin GspG, translating to MRKVRQADHERQKGFTLLEIMVVIVILGLLASLTIPSLMGNKEKADKQKAASDIVALENALDMYRLDNGRYPSSEQGLAALVAKPERPPLPRNYPEDGYIRRLPQDPWGNAYQLRNPGKHGKLDVFSIGPDGLADTQDDIGNWLDKPAGQAE from the coding sequence ATGCGCAAAGTCAGGCAGGCGGACCATGAGCGGCAAAAGGGATTTACGCTTTTGGAAATTATGGTGGTGATTGTCATTTTGGGGTTATTGGCCAGTCTGACCATTCCCAGCCTGATGGGCAACAAAGAGAAAGCGGATAAGCAAAAAGCGGCCAGCGATATTGTCGCCCTGGAAAATGCGCTGGACATGTACCGGCTGGACAATGGCCGCTACCCCAGCTCGGAGCAGGGGCTGGCGGCGCTGGTGGCCAAGCCCGAACGCCCGCCGCTGCCGCGAAATTACCCGGAAGACGGCTATATCCGCAGGCTGCCGCAGGACCCCTGGGGCAATGCGTATCAGCTGCGCAACCCCGGCAAACACGGCAAGCTGGACGTGTTCTCCATCGGCCCGGACGGCCTTGCCGACACCCAGGATGACATCGGCAACTGGCTGGACAAGCCGGCGGGGCAGGCAGAGTAG
- the gspJ gene encoding type II secretion system minor pseudopilin GspJ — protein sequence MNSRPQRGFTLVEMMLAIVIFSLLSLLALMIFQGVLKNSEIVQGKAAQMVQLQRALNAVERDFSHALARVPVNLAAQPGIPEFEARQAADGAGNYRVMLIRHGWQNPGGRLPRSTLERVEYRLEQGRLTRLSYPELNGPASAALRVTLLAGVRRFQLRFYYQGEWLAAWRASTWLPQAVEIAVDSGDLGPVRRIVLLPSEDKS from the coding sequence GTGAACAGTCGCCCGCAGCGCGGGTTTACCCTGGTGGAAATGATGCTGGCGATCGTTATTTTTTCTTTGCTGTCGCTGTTGGCGCTGATGATTTTTCAGGGCGTGTTGAAGAACAGCGAAATCGTTCAGGGCAAAGCGGCGCAAATGGTTCAGCTGCAGCGGGCGTTGAACGCCGTTGAACGGGACTTTTCCCATGCGCTTGCCCGGGTGCCGGTCAACCTGGCCGCCCAACCCGGCATACCGGAGTTTGAGGCGCGCCAGGCGGCGGACGGCGCCGGCAACTACCGGGTGATGCTGATCCGACACGGCTGGCAGAACCCCGGCGGCAGATTGCCGCGCTCGACGCTGGAGCGGGTGGAATACCGGCTGGAACAGGGGCGGCTGACGCGCCTGAGCTACCCCGAGCTGAACGGCCCGGCCTCTGCGGCGCTCCGGGTGACGCTGCTGGCCGGGGTGCGGCGGTTCCAACTGCGTTTTTATTATCAGGGCGAATGGCTGGCGGCGTGGCGCGCCAGCACCTGGCTGCCGCAGGCGGTCGAGATCGCCGTTGACAGCGGGGATTTAGGCCCGGTAAGGCGCATTGTTCTGCTGCCGTCGGAGGATAAATCATGA
- a CDS encoding prepilin-type N-terminal cleavage/methylation domain-containing protein: MKRAGGFTLLEIMLVLLLLGIASSLIMLRFPAPGGQLAQQGELLAWRLSEAAERAEREGKTYGVAFSDGGWRIVAEGERQGRDASSLPAGMALQLALERQNIALDAAWPPTEPQVWLYPGGETSVFTVTLLQGKCRWQLYASGFLAFETTAARCDES; this comes from the coding sequence ATGAAGCGTGCGGGCGGCTTTACCCTGCTGGAAATCATGCTGGTGCTGCTGCTGTTGGGGATCGCCAGCAGTCTGATTATGCTGCGTTTTCCCGCTCCGGGGGGGCAGCTGGCGCAGCAGGGCGAACTGTTGGCCTGGCGGCTGTCCGAGGCGGCGGAACGGGCCGAGCGTGAAGGGAAAACCTATGGCGTGGCGTTCAGCGACGGCGGCTGGCGCATCGTCGCCGAGGGGGAGCGGCAGGGACGAGACGCCTCGTCTTTACCGGCCGGGATGGCGTTGCAGCTGGCGCTGGAACGGCAGAACATCGCGCTGGACGCGGCGTGGCCGCCGACGGAACCGCAGGTCTGGCTGTATCCGGGCGGTGAAACTTCCGTCTTTACCGTTACCCTGCTGCAGGGTAAATGCCGTTGGCAGCTCTATGCGAGCGGCTTTTTGGCATTCGAGACAACGGCAGCGCGCTGCGATGAAAGCTGA
- the gspF gene encoding type II secretion system inner membrane protein GspF, with the protein MKCDYRACDRQGRAQRGSLEADSLRHARDMLREKGWRVLEVRGAKTRGPGRLYGFKLGTGVGSGDLALATRQLATLMSAALPLEEALMAVARQTEKKALQAALVQVRQRILEGFSLAHAMGQYPRIFERLYCAMVAAGEISGHLAPVLERLADYVEQRQQMKNKITQALVYPLVLTVVAIGVVTILLAAVVPKVVEQFVHMKQALPLSTRLLIGASAAIRQWGLVALALVLTGMVCFRYALRDPARRCRWHAFILRLPVVGKLALGVNTARYAKTLSILNASAVPLLEAMRISASVLGNDHARRRLLAAMERVREGEGLSPSLEGTALFSPMMRHMIMSGERSGELDMMLERAANMQQDAFARHIALALGLFEPLLVILMASSVLFIILAILQPILQLNNMIG; encoded by the coding sequence ATGAAGTGTGATTACCGCGCCTGCGATCGGCAGGGGCGCGCCCAGCGCGGTTCGCTTGAGGCCGATTCTCTGCGCCATGCCCGCGATATGCTGCGCGAAAAAGGCTGGCGAGTGCTCGAGGTCAGGGGCGCAAAGACGCGCGGCCCCGGCAGGCTGTATGGATTCAAGCTTGGTACCGGCGTCGGCAGCGGCGATCTGGCGCTGGCCACCCGCCAGCTGGCGACGTTGATGTCCGCCGCGCTGCCGTTGGAAGAAGCGTTGATGGCGGTGGCGCGGCAGACGGAAAAAAAGGCGCTGCAGGCGGCGTTGGTGCAGGTTCGTCAGCGGATCCTGGAAGGTTTTTCGCTGGCGCACGCCATGGGTCAGTACCCGCGTATTTTTGAGCGACTGTACTGCGCCATGGTGGCGGCCGGCGAAATCTCCGGCCATTTGGCGCCGGTGCTGGAGCGGTTGGCCGACTACGTCGAACAGCGCCAACAGATGAAAAACAAAATCACCCAGGCGCTGGTGTATCCGCTGGTGCTGACGGTGGTGGCGATCGGAGTGGTGACTATCCTGCTCGCGGCGGTGGTGCCCAAGGTGGTGGAGCAGTTCGTGCATATGAAGCAGGCCTTGCCGCTGTCTACTCGGCTGCTGATCGGCGCCAGCGCCGCCATTCGGCAGTGGGGGCTGGTGGCGCTGGCGCTGGTGCTGACGGGCATGGTGTGTTTTCGCTACGCCCTGCGCGATCCGGCGCGGCGCTGCCGCTGGCACGCTTTTATTCTGCGGCTGCCGGTGGTCGGCAAGCTGGCCCTCGGCGTCAACACCGCGCGCTATGCCAAAACCCTGAGCATTTTGAATGCCAGCGCGGTGCCGCTGCTGGAAGCGATGCGCATCAGCGCCAGCGTGCTGGGCAACGATCACGCCCGCCGGCGTCTGCTGGCGGCGATGGAGCGGGTGCGGGAAGGAGAGGGACTGTCGCCGTCGCTGGAGGGCACGGCGCTTTTTTCACCGATGATGCGCCATATGATCATGTCCGGCGAGCGCAGCGGTGAACTGGACATGATGCTTGAACGGGCGGCGAATATGCAGCAGGACGCCTTTGCCCGGCACATCGCCCTGGCTCTGGGACTGTTTGAACCTTTATTGGTGATCCTGATGGCCAGCTCGGTGCTGTTCATCATTCTGGCTATCCTGCAGCCGATATTACAACTCAACAATATGATTGGATAA
- the gspI gene encoding type II secretion system minor pseudopilin GspI, with product MKADDQRQRGMTLLEVVVALMIFAIGCMAVIKTTGQQVRSLGELEARNLALWVADNQLALLQLDAAPPAPAWREGTTEMADEIWYWRYRGRETTDAGLWAIEIEVRREPQAHNALIALLAYRELP from the coding sequence ATGAAAGCTGACGATCAACGGCAGCGGGGCATGACCCTGCTGGAAGTGGTGGTCGCCCTGATGATTTTCGCCATTGGCTGCATGGCGGTGATCAAAACCACCGGCCAACAGGTGCGAAGCCTGGGTGAACTTGAGGCCAGAAACCTCGCCCTGTGGGTGGCGGATAACCAGCTGGCGTTATTGCAACTTGATGCGGCGCCGCCGGCGCCGGCGTGGCGAGAGGGAACGACGGAGATGGCGGATGAAATCTGGTATTGGCGCTACCGCGGCAGAGAAACCACCGATGCCGGGCTGTGGGCGATAGAAATAGAAGTTCGGCGCGAGCCGCAGGCGCACAACGCCTTGATCGCACTGCTGGCTTACCGGGAATTGCCGTGA
- the gspD gene encoding type II secretion system secretin GspD, with amino-acid sequence MISLLAVFSGPAHAESFSANFKGTDIQEFINTVSKNLGKTIIIDPAVKGKVTVRSYEQLNDKQYYQFFLNVLDVYGYAVIGMPNNVLKVIVAKEGKRAALSQAGGAEAAEGDEVVMRIVPLRNIAAKDIAPLLRQLNDSVGVGSVAHYEQGNALLITGRAGVVNGLIDIVREMDQDDGNQIETITLKHAAAAEIVRMVNELFREEGKQRMAGAATLRLVADERTNSLMLTGDDRIREYVKSMVYQLDNKSVSQGNTKVIQLKYAKAQSLVEVLTGVSSGLQNEKEAAATNVALLKNVVIKADEQTNALIITAAPDVMRDLEEVVTKLDVRRAQVLVEAVIVEVQDGQGLNIGVQWANKYGGGTQFAGNAPGVASGFEGGMLEAFGKANGLMTGFYSGNWGLLLSAIASNNQNNILATPSIVTLDNAEAEFSVGQDVPILTGSQTTNSDNVFNTVSRKTVGIKLKVKPQINKGQSVLMQIEQEVSSVADNAQIAADSLGATFNIRTVNNTVLVDSGETVVVGGLLDKTNSEVESSVPLLGRIPLLGALFRSTSVKESKRNLMLFIRPTIIRTTEGYSRQSRRKVGKFDLEQQKDSELKQALRDELAQGRGAGDNKAFLNVIAQIDAFYGREGKK; translated from the coding sequence ATGATTTCCCTGCTGGCCGTTTTTTCCGGCCCGGCGCATGCCGAATCTTTTTCCGCCAATTTTAAAGGCACGGATATTCAGGAATTTATTAATACCGTCAGTAAAAATCTGGGGAAAACCATCATCATTGACCCGGCGGTGAAAGGTAAGGTCACCGTGCGCAGCTATGAGCAGCTTAACGACAAACAATATTATCAATTCTTCCTGAACGTGCTGGACGTTTACGGCTATGCGGTGATCGGCATGCCCAATAACGTGCTGAAAGTGATAGTGGCGAAAGAGGGGAAACGAGCCGCGCTATCGCAGGCGGGCGGCGCCGAGGCGGCGGAAGGGGATGAGGTGGTGATGCGCATCGTTCCGCTGCGCAACATCGCGGCCAAGGATATTGCGCCGTTATTGCGCCAGCTTAACGACAGCGTGGGCGTCGGCAGCGTGGCGCATTACGAGCAGGGCAACGCCTTGCTGATCACCGGCAGGGCCGGCGTGGTCAATGGGCTGATCGATATTGTCCGCGAGATGGATCAGGATGACGGCAACCAGATAGAAACCATAACGTTGAAACATGCGGCGGCGGCCGAGATTGTGCGCATGGTCAATGAGCTGTTCCGCGAAGAGGGCAAGCAGCGGATGGCGGGTGCCGCGACGCTGCGGCTGGTGGCGGATGAAAGAACCAACAGCCTGATGCTGACCGGCGACGATCGGATCCGCGAATACGTTAAATCGATGGTTTATCAGCTGGATAACAAGAGCGTTAGCCAGGGCAACACCAAAGTCATTCAGCTGAAATACGCCAAGGCGCAGAGCCTGGTCGAGGTGCTGACCGGGGTGAGCTCGGGCTTGCAGAATGAAAAGGAAGCGGCCGCAACCAACGTGGCGCTGCTGAAAAATGTGGTGATCAAGGCCGACGAGCAAACCAACGCGCTGATCATCACCGCCGCGCCGGACGTGATGCGCGATCTGGAAGAGGTGGTCACCAAGCTGGACGTGCGGCGTGCGCAGGTGCTGGTGGAGGCGGTGATTGTCGAGGTGCAGGACGGCCAGGGGCTGAATATCGGCGTTCAGTGGGCGAATAAGTACGGCGGCGGCACGCAGTTTGCGGGCAATGCCCCCGGCGTTGCCTCGGGGTTCGAGGGCGGCATGCTCGAGGCCTTCGGCAAGGCCAACGGACTGATGACCGGTTTCTACAGTGGCAACTGGGGCCTGTTGCTCTCCGCCATCGCCAGCAATAACCAAAACAATATTCTGGCCACGCCGAGCATCGTCACTCTGGATAACGCCGAGGCGGAGTTCAGCGTCGGTCAGGATGTGCCTATTCTAACCGGTTCGCAAACCACCAACAGCGATAACGTGTTCAATACCGTTTCGCGTAAAACCGTGGGGATAAAACTTAAGGTCAAGCCGCAGATTAACAAGGGCCAGTCGGTTCTGATGCAGATTGAACAAGAGGTTTCCAGCGTTGCCGACAACGCGCAGATCGCCGCCGATTCTTTGGGCGCCACCTTTAATATCCGCACGGTCAACAACACCGTATTGGTCGACAGCGGCGAAACGGTGGTGGTAGGCGGCCTGCTGGATAAAACCAACTCGGAAGTGGAGAGCAGCGTTCCGCTTCTGGGGCGCATTCCGCTGCTGGGCGCGCTGTTCCGCTCGACCTCGGTGAAGGAAAGCAAGCGTAACCTGATGCTGTTCATTCGGCCCACCATCATTCGCACCACCGAGGGTTATAGCCGGCAGAGCCGGCGTAAAGTCGGCAAATTCGACCTCGAGCAACAGAAGGACAGCGAGCTGAAGCAGGCGCTGCGCGACGAGCTGGCGCAGGGCAGAGGCGCCGGAGACAACAAGGCGTTTCTGAACGTTATTGCGCAAATCGATGCCTTCTATGGCCGGGAAGGCAAAAAATGA
- the gspK gene encoding type II secretion system minor pseudopilin GspK yields the protein MNKQRGMALLMVLLMMSVMAIIAVNINGYWQRAMTRAQSQQDQLRAKWLLLGGEIYAKRWLQRSLDKQPSVNLGQAWAREDIAMRTEQGEVSVRIINADACFNLNALAAASPAEDRGDAAAKIAPEKRIFMLLLSNLAVAEPQAEAIAEAIITKITGRRGVAETAYLFADVSELREMNFMSRELYARLAPLVCARPDNQLQINLNTVTAQQLPLIRAMLQNALSAEQVLALIGGRPREGWRSLDFFTADNYPELGKLQDDRLADRLAISGSRFTAELRVTLADGRYRLTSAWRRGDSGVRVIRRQFGWGEG from the coding sequence ATGAATAAACAGCGGGGAATGGCGTTGCTGATGGTGTTGTTAATGATGTCAGTGATGGCGATTATTGCGGTGAATATCAACGGCTACTGGCAGCGGGCGATGACGCGCGCGCAGTCGCAGCAGGATCAGTTAAGGGCCAAGTGGCTGCTGCTGGGCGGGGAAATCTATGCCAAAAGATGGCTGCAGCGGTCGTTGGATAAACAGCCCTCGGTGAATTTGGGCCAGGCGTGGGCGCGCGAGGATATCGCCATGCGCACCGAACAGGGCGAGGTCTCGGTGCGCATCATCAACGCCGACGCCTGTTTTAATCTGAATGCGCTGGCCGCGGCGTCGCCGGCGGAAGATCGCGGCGACGCCGCGGCGAAAATAGCGCCGGAAAAGCGAATATTCATGTTGTTGCTCAGTAATCTGGCGGTTGCCGAACCGCAGGCCGAGGCTATCGCCGAGGCCATTATCACCAAAATAACCGGCCGACGCGGCGTGGCTGAAACCGCTTATCTGTTTGCAGACGTCAGCGAGCTGCGGGAGATGAACTTCATGAGCCGCGAGCTGTATGCGCGCCTGGCGCCGCTGGTGTGCGCCCGCCCGGATAACCAACTGCAGATCAACCTCAACACCGTCACCGCGCAGCAGCTGCCGTTGATCAGAGCGATGTTGCAGAACGCATTGAGCGCTGAGCAGGTGCTGGCGTTAATTGGCGGCCGCCCTCGGGAGGGTTGGCGTTCGCTGGACTTTTTTACCGCCGATAACTACCCCGAATTGGGCAAACTGCAGGATGACCGGCTGGCCGACAGGCTGGCCATCAGCGGCAGCCGCTTTACGGCGGAGCTGCGGGTGACGTTGGCCGATGGCCGCTATCGCCTGACCAGCGCATGGCGGCGTGGCGATAGCGGCGTCAGGGTGATTCGGCGCCAGTTCGGCTGGGGGGAGGGTTAA
- the gspM gene encoding type II secretion system protein GspM, translated as MKQRIADFRVDKRLQAAVAWSLLLLAAFGYCLYQFYLMKQHAQRLEALNGRVAAVTQLRARLPPTAAPASLLQQRLRQSAQERQIPIARLSDSEQGVQIILPALPFGRLIAWLAELQREQGIRVVRLAVEREQQPGRVKVLQLLVRAQPPIL; from the coding sequence ATGAAACAGCGTATCGCCGATTTTCGCGTCGATAAACGCCTGCAGGCGGCGGTTGCCTGGAGCCTGCTGTTGCTGGCGGCGTTCGGCTACTGCCTGTATCAGTTTTATCTGATGAAACAGCATGCGCAGCGCCTGGAGGCGCTTAATGGGCGGGTGGCAGCCGTCACCCAGCTGCGGGCGCGGCTGCCGCCAACGGCGGCGCCGGCGTCTTTGCTGCAGCAGCGTCTGCGGCAGAGCGCGCAAGAACGCCAGATCCCTATCGCTCGCCTGTCGGACAGCGAGCAGGGCGTGCAGATAATCTTGCCGGCGCTGCCGTTCGGCCGGCTCATCGCCTGGCTGGCGGAGCTGCAGCGCGAGCAGGGGATTCGGGTGGTGCGGCTGGCCGTGGAACGGGAGCAGCAGCCGGGCAGGGTCAAGGTGCTCCAGCTGCTGGTTCGGGCGCAGCCCCCCATTTTATAA
- the gspS gene encoding type II secretion system pilot lipoprotein GspS, with protein sequence MLKNLSAWCLSAALLSGCQQTAGNKTAPPAIDHQLAQLSSLVGAAQFLRVKCNRADIPADDKLAGAALSAADKKGWPSRAIDRSRLSEAANGVFERLNADATPLSEKCSSLNQSLAQFLAQTR encoded by the coding sequence ATGTTAAAAAACCTTTCCGCATGGTGTCTATCCGCCGCGTTGTTATCCGGCTGTCAGCAGACCGCAGGAAATAAAACGGCGCCGCCGGCGATCGACCATCAGCTGGCGCAGCTGTCATCGCTGGTCGGCGCCGCGCAGTTTCTCAGGGTGAAGTGCAACCGCGCCGATATTCCCGCAGACGATAAATTAGCCGGGGCGGCATTAAGCGCGGCGGACAAAAAGGGGTGGCCGAGCCGGGCAATCGATCGCTCACGGCTCTCCGAAGCGGCCAACGGGGTATTCGAACGGCTGAATGCAGACGCAACCCCGCTAAGCGAAAAATGCAGCAGCCTCAATCAATCGCTGGCGCAATTCCTCGCCCAAACGCGTTAA
- the gspL gene encoding type II secretion system protein GspL, translating into MSDNMLLIALGHDAMAEVRWGKAGEAHSAFSARVDLSDGGEELAVMACNSRVVVLVPARHVVLREGGFQGKSRQMTPMALAYQHESELLADVEQMHWVLLGKEQQRYGIAGVALAQMAAWCELLNACGLRADKMLPDVLALPLPGSCSALQAGDRWLIRSGPWRGMALPHAWAATAPPVTPDLCLHADADVPPGWENASRVEDPLWLLADEAWRSKNNLLQGKFRPAASWPRFMPGKTACALMLASCSLLACGLYHQLMAGQFERQAAAVTQRLLPGLPPGVSAAETASRQVRQMQNIINEPQLFTLLPYASEALSLWEQPQLQSLTFDGAKNELTITLFKEQVTLPPPSEDSGIHISMTQGAAPDVAILRVGGEQ; encoded by the coding sequence ATGTCGGACAATATGCTGCTCATCGCCCTGGGGCACGACGCCATGGCCGAGGTGCGCTGGGGTAAGGCGGGAGAGGCGCATAGCGCCTTCAGCGCCCGGGTGGATCTGAGCGACGGCGGCGAAGAGCTGGCGGTGATGGCGTGCAACAGCAGGGTGGTGGTGCTGGTTCCGGCGCGGCATGTGGTGCTGCGCGAGGGGGGATTTCAGGGTAAATCCCGCCAGATGACGCCGATGGCGTTGGCCTACCAGCACGAAAGCGAGCTGCTGGCGGATGTGGAACAGATGCACTGGGTGCTGCTGGGCAAAGAACAACAGCGGTACGGCATCGCCGGGGTTGCGCTGGCGCAGATGGCGGCCTGGTGCGAGCTGCTGAACGCCTGTGGCCTGCGGGCCGATAAAATGCTGCCGGATGTGCTGGCGCTGCCGTTGCCCGGCAGCTGCAGCGCGCTGCAGGCCGGAGATCGCTGGCTGATAAGAAGCGGGCCGTGGCGGGGCATGGCGCTGCCGCATGCCTGGGCGGCAACGGCGCCGCCGGTGACGCCGGATCTGTGCCTGCATGCCGACGCCGATGTCCCGCCGGGGTGGGAGAACGCCTCTCGCGTTGAGGATCCGTTATGGCTGCTGGCCGACGAAGCCTGGCGCAGCAAGAACAACCTGCTGCAGGGAAAGTTCAGGCCGGCCGCCAGCTGGCCGCGCTTTATGCCGGGGAAAACCGCCTGCGCGCTGATGCTGGCGAGCTGTTCGCTGCTGGCGTGCGGCCTGTATCACCAACTGATGGCCGGGCAATTCGAACGGCAGGCGGCTGCCGTAACCCAGCGCCTGTTGCCGGGGCTGCCGCCGGGCGTTTCCGCCGCCGAGACGGCCAGCAGGCAGGTCAGGCAAATGCAAAATATCATCAATGAGCCGCAGCTGTTTACGCTGTTGCCTTACGCCAGCGAGGCGCTGTCGCTATGGGAACAGCCTCAACTGCAGTCGTTAACCTTTGACGGCGCCAAAAACGAACTGACGATCACGCTGTTCAAAGAGCAGGTAACGCTGCCGCCGCCCAGCGAGGACAGCGGCATTCACATTTCGATGACGCAAGGCGCGGCGCCGGATGTGGCGATCCTGAGGGTGGGGGGAGAGCAATGA
- a CDS encoding prepilin peptidase, with protein MLTAIENMADERWLLFSAALSLCVGSFINVLIYRLPKMLDGDAEAGNNPVRLASFNLFFPASRCPHCSENIKPYDNIPLVSWVVLRGRCRYCRQNISLRYPLIEMAVLLAGVATAAFIGMGIDWLFMVALFSLLLALTAIDMERQLLPDCLTLSLLWVGLLWHGIAHPQFLPAAVMGAIAGYLSLWLLYWGFRLLTGREGLGYGDFKLLAALGAWTGYETLPHILLIGSSCSLTWLALQRVMGGRSWSQPLPFGPGLALAGAAMAAYLWMIPPLVG; from the coding sequence ATGTTAACCGCTATTGAAAATATGGCCGATGAGCGCTGGCTGTTATTTAGCGCCGCGCTGAGCCTGTGCGTCGGCAGCTTTATTAATGTGCTGATTTATCGCTTGCCGAAAATGCTCGATGGCGATGCCGAGGCCGGTAATAACCCAGTCCGGCTTGCGTCATTTAATTTATTTTTCCCGGCCTCGCGTTGTCCGCACTGTTCGGAAAATATAAAGCCCTATGACAATATTCCATTGGTCAGCTGGGTGGTACTGCGCGGACGATGCCGCTATTGCCGGCAGAATATTTCGCTGCGCTATCCATTGATTGAAATGGCGGTGCTGTTGGCGGGGGTGGCGACGGCGGCTTTTATCGGCATGGGTATCGACTGGTTATTTATGGTGGCGTTATTTTCGTTATTGCTGGCGTTAACGGCGATCGATATGGAACGGCAGCTGCTGCCCGATTGCCTGACGCTGTCATTGCTCTGGGTCGGGTTGCTGTGGCACGGCATTGCGCATCCGCAGTTTCTGCCGGCGGCGGTGATGGGCGCGATTGCCGGCTACCTGAGCCTGTGGCTGCTTTATTGGGGATTCAGGCTGTTGACCGGGCGCGAAGGGCTGGGATATGGCGACTTCAAGCTGCTGGCCGCCCTGGGGGCATGGACGGGTTATGAAACCCTGCCGCATATTTTGCTGATTGGCTCGTCCTGCAGCCTGACCTGGCTGGCGCTGCAGCGCGTGATGGGTGGCCGCAGCTGGTCACAGCCCTTGCCTTTTGGGCCCGGGCTGGCGTTGGCCGGCGCAGCGATGGCGGCCTACCTGTGGATGATCCCGCCGCTGGTCGGTTAA
- the gspE gene encoding type II secretion system ATPase GspE, which produces MTQSPAGHLLPFAWARQHGVLAVTQAQGIALYCHRQTTLDALMEAHRFLPGEPLPVRLEAELFEQKLVAHYQQETGHAQRMIEDLGSELDFYTLAEELPEQQDLLDEQNDAPIIRLINAMLSEAIKERASDIHIETYESELAIRFRIDGALRRILAPQRKLSALLVSRIKVMSKLDIAEKRVPQDGRMTLKVGGRAIDVRVSVMPASHGERVVMRLLDKSSVRLDLPSLGMTPDRQQALLRLIQQPHGIILVTGPTGSGKSTTLYTLLNQINDENRNIMTIEDPVEYELSGVAQTQVNPKVDMTFARGLRALLRQDPDVVLIGEIRDGETAQIAVQASLTGHLVLSTLHTNTAIGAITRLRDMGVEPFLLSSSLSGVLAQRLVRRLCPQCREPYALSERQRQTFDWPAEQSPTCWRPVGCDACGGQGYRGRIGLHELLLLDEAMRLAIHRGDSEIDIMRLAASRYQSLRQDGIAKMSAGETSLEEVLRVTREGDGDEV; this is translated from the coding sequence ATGACCCAGAGCCCTGCCGGCCATTTGCTGCCTTTTGCCTGGGCGCGCCAACATGGCGTGCTGGCGGTGACGCAGGCGCAGGGGATCGCGCTGTATTGCCACCGGCAAACGACGCTCGACGCGCTGATGGAGGCCCATCGTTTTCTGCCCGGCGAACCCTTGCCGGTGCGGCTGGAGGCGGAACTGTTCGAACAAAAACTGGTGGCGCACTACCAGCAGGAAACCGGCCATGCGCAAAGGATGATCGAGGATCTGGGCAGCGAGCTGGACTTTTATACCCTGGCGGAAGAGCTGCCGGAGCAGCAGGACCTGTTGGATGAGCAGAACGACGCGCCGATTATTCGCCTGATCAACGCCATGCTGAGTGAGGCGATCAAAGAGCGGGCCTCCGACATTCATATCGAGACCTATGAGAGTGAATTGGCGATCCGCTTTCGCATCGACGGCGCGTTGCGGCGTATTTTGGCGCCGCAGCGCAAGCTTTCCGCCCTGCTGGTTTCCCGCATCAAGGTGATGTCAAAGCTGGATATTGCCGAGAAGCGCGTGCCGCAGGATGGCCGCATGACGCTGAAAGTGGGGGGCCGGGCGATCGACGTGCGGGTGTCGGTGATGCCGGCCAGCCACGGTGAACGGGTGGTGATGCGTTTGCTGGACAAGAGCAGCGTCAGGCTGGATCTGCCCAGCCTGGGCATGACGCCGGATCGCCAGCAGGCGCTGCTGCGCCTGATTCAGCAGCCGCACGGCATTATCCTGGTTACCGGCCCGACCGGCTCAGGCAAAAGCACCACGCTGTACACCCTGCTGAACCAGATCAATGACGAAAACCGCAACATCATGACCATTGAAGATCCCGTCGAGTATGAGCTGAGCGGCGTTGCGCAGACCCAGGTGAACCCGAAGGTGGACATGACCTTTGCCCGCGGGCTGCGCGCGCTGCTGCGGCAGGATCCTGACGTGGTGTTGATCGGTGAGATCCGCGACGGCGAAACGGCGCAGATTGCGGTGCAGGCCTCTTTGACCGGGCACCTGGTGTTGTCCACGCTGCATACCAATACCGCGATTGGCGCCATTACCCGGCTGCGGGATATGGGGGTGGAGCCATTTTTGCTGTCCAGTTCGCTCAGCGGCGTGCTGGCGCAGCGTCTGGTGCGGCGGCTCTGCCCGCAGTGCCGTGAGCCCTATGCATTATCCGAGCGACAACGGCAGACGTTTGATTGGCCGGCGGAGCAAAGCCCTACCTGTTGGCGGCCGGTGGGCTGCGACGCCTGCGGCGGCCAGGGATACCGCGGCCGTATCGGCCTGCACGAACTGCTGCTGCTGGATGAGGCCATGCGTCTGGCGATCCATCGCGGAGACAGCGAAATCGACATCATGCGCCTGGCCGCCTCGCGTTATCAGTCGTTGCGTCAGGATGGTATCGCCAAAATGAGCGCCGGCGAAACCAGTCTGGAAGAGGTATTGCGGGTCACCCGTGAAGGGGATGGCGATGAAGTGTGA